A portion of the Musa acuminata AAA Group cultivar baxijiao chromosome BXJ1-1, Cavendish_Baxijiao_AAA, whole genome shotgun sequence genome contains these proteins:
- the LOC135672932 gene encoding alpha-1,3-arabinosyltransferase XAT2-like isoform X2, with protein sequence MAKVFRSLNRVNTRNCSVGLLAAFILVSLMYVTMSRTNTMRVSMARSQLPPVSKVNASMTSGDSIRQEASAKAAEIGKSSPVVHVEIPVKGSPDESGGTKAEKKPMCDRSNSKSDICEADGDVRIIGKDTRMVFVAPPQSNDNGEGESWTIKPYARKWAADSGARVREVTLKSVHGYGEDTRCSVNHTVPALVFAIGGWTGNFFHDFADVLVPLFETAYPFGGEVQFLIANMNPPWMDKYRPFFQKLSRYEIIEYDNDDAVRCFKHVTLGLRCSSVEDFQMEPSKSPHGYTMFDFAKFARSVFSLESEHPSRVGEQSDKKPRLMIITRARTRRLVNAEEIVQMAAEVGYEVVITEADPDVSKFSRIVNSCDVLMGVHGSALTNMIFLPTDAVVIQVVPWGNMDWAAGHHFRDPSKQMKLKYLEYSINEEETTLSELYPRDHAVFKDPLSLHRQGWATYARIFLREQNVRLNVTRFRPFLERALGLLHQEQRE encoded by the exons ATGGCGAAGGTGTTTAGGAGCCTCAACCGTGTGAATACTCGAAACTGTAGCGTTGGATTGCTTGCAGCGTTCATTTTGGTCTCGCTAATGTATGTGACGATGTCGAGGACTAACACCATGCGCGTCTCTATGG CAAGGTCTCAGCTTCCACCGGTGTCGAAGGTTAATGCCTCCATGACATCCGGTGATTCCATTAGACAAGAAG CCAGTGCCAAGGCAGCAGAGATTGGGAAGAGTTCACCTGTCGTTCACGTCGAGATTCCAGTAAAAGGAAGCCCCGATGAATCAG GCGGAACGAAGGCCGAGAAGAAGCCAATGTGCGATCGTTCAAATAGTAAATCGGATATCTGTGAAGCAGACGGCGATGTCAGAATCATCGGCAAGGACACCAGGATGGTGTTCGTCGCTCCACCTCAATCAAACGATAACGGAGAAGGTGAATCATGGACGATCAAACCTTACGCCCGTAAATGGGCAGCAGATTCCGGTGCTCGTGTTCGGGAGGTGACCTTGAAATCGGTCCATGGTTACGGAGAAGACACGCGCTGCTCCGTCAACCACACCGTCCCTGCGCTGGTTTTTGCGATCGGTGGATGGACGGGGAACTTCTTCCATGACTTCGCCGACGTGCTCGTCCCTCTCTTCGAGACTGCCTACCCCTTCGGCGGGGAGGTCCAGTTTCTCATCGCCAATATGAATCCGCCATGGATGGACAAGTACCGACCGTTCTTCCAGAAGCTGTCGCGGTACGAGATCATCGAGTACGACAACGACGACGCAGTCCGTTGCTTCAAGCATGTGACTCTTGGGCTGAGATGCAGCAGCGTCGAGGACTTCCAGATGGAGCCCTCCAAATCTCCGCACGGGTACACCATGTTCGACTTCGCCAAGTTCGCAAGAAGCGTGTTCTCCCTCGAGAGCGAGCACCCGTCGAGGGTCGGCGAGCAGAGCGACAAGAAGCCGAGGCTAATGATCATAACCAGGGCCAGAACGAGAAGACTCGTGAACGCGGAGGAGATCGTTCAGATGGCAGCGGAGGTGGGCTACGAGGTTGTGATCACCGAGGCGGATCCGGACGTGTCCAAATTCTCGCGCATCGTGAACTCGTGCGACGTGCTGATGGGTGTTCATGGATCGGCGCTGACGAATATGATCTTCCTTCCTACCGATGCAGTGGTGATCCAAGTAGTGCCGTGGGGAAACATGGACTGGGCTGCAGGGCATCACTTCAGGGATCCTTCGAAGCAGATGAAGCTGAAGTACCTGGAATACAGCATCAATGAGGAGGAAACCACGCTCTCGGAGCTGTACCCAAGGGATCATGCAGTGTTCAAGGACCCCTTGTCACTGCACCGGCAAGGATGGGCTACGTACGCCAGGATCTTCCTGAGAGAACAGAATGTAAGGCTTAATGTGACAAGGTTTAGGCCTTTCCTGGAACGTGCCCTTGGGCTTCTTCACCAAGAGCAGAGAGAATGA
- the LOC135672949 gene encoding beta-1,2-xylosyltransferase XYXT1-like gives MGYDKTVARNMSRIEARKLGVALLAGCCLVILTYFISMSETTVDQQPSEAFGVGADEEVEEQMLSLQKPEREKKTEDAHETSAEERVHDDSSSTITHATAKEELTETNKPNEVLIAAERSDGERIQMMKPPAEPICDFSNPRTEFCEMKGDVRIHGKPSSVVFVSPQQQSNEWKIMPYVRKQMENIEKVSVRTASSPEGVPSCTINQTVPAIVFTLGGFIGNYYHDFTDILLPLFMTARQFDGEVQFLVTNIQMWWFGKYQQIIKRLTRYEFVDLDNSDEVLCHPHVMVGLRFHNDLMIDPARAPNGYSMTDFTKFVRSAYSLEREYAISLREQPDRKPKLLLVTRKGSRRFTNVPEIVAMAKGLNYEVVDADASFGDVAGFVGMVNSCDVIMGVHGAGLTNFVFLPMNAVLVQIVPCCELEAMATHTFGFPSMAARLHYLEYNITVDESTLLQLYPRDHAVFTDPQSIHKLGWMDMGKIYLRKQDVKLDVNRFRPVLQKAMDLLRQ, from the exons ATGGGGTACGACAAGACCGTAGCGAGGAACATGAGCCGGATCGAAGCACGGAAGCTCGGCGTGGCGTTGCTGGCAGGATGCTGCCTTGTCATACTGACATATTTCATTTCCATGTCCGAGACCACCG TTGATCAGCAGCCATCTGAAGCCTTCGGGGTCGGCGCCGACGAAGAGGTGGAAGAACAAATGTTGAGCTTACAAAAGCCAG aaagagaaaagaagacgGAGGATGCGCATGAAACTAGTGCAGAGGAGAGGGTCCATGACGACAGTTCTTCTACTATTACCCACGCAACTGCGAAGGAAGAACTGACAGAAACCAATAAACCAA ATGAGGTTTTGATTGCTGCTGAAAGAAGCGATGGTGAGAGGATTCAGATGATGAAGCCCCCGGCGGAGCCAATATGCGATTTTTCGAACCCGAGAACAGAGTTCTGTGAGATGAAAGGTGATGTTCGAATCCACGGCAAGCCTTCCTCTGTGGTGTTTGTTTCTCCTCAGCAACAAAGCAACGAATGGAAGATTATGCCATACGTTCGGAAGCAAATGGAAAACATCGAGAAAGTCTCAGTAAGAACAGCAAGCAGTCCGGAAGGAGTCCCCAGCTGCACCATCAATCAAACCGTCCCTGCCATTGTGTTCACACTCGGTGGATTCATCGGAAACTACTACCACGATTTCACCGATATACTGCTCCCTCTGTTCATGACCGCAAGGCAATTCGACGGCGAAGTCCAGTTCCTGGTCACCAACATCCAAATGTGGTGGTTCGGCAAATACCAACAGATCATTAAGAGGCTCACCCGGTACGAGTTCGTCGATCTCGACAACAGCGATGAAGTCCTCTGCCACCCACATGTGATGGTTGGCCTCCGCTTCCACAATGACCTGATGATTGATCCTGCACGAGCTCCCAACGGGTACTCGATGACCGACTTCACCAAGTTCGTGAGGTCCGCATACTCCCTGGAGAGAGAGTACGCCATCAGCTTGAGGGAACAGCCCGACAGGAAGCCGAAGCTCCTCCTCGTAACGAGGAAAGGGAGTCGAAGGTTCACAAACGTTCCGGAGATTGTTGCAATGGCGAAGGGGTTGAACTACGAGGTGGTGGATGCAGACGCAAGTTTCGGGGACGTCGCCGGCTTTGTCGGTATGGTGAACTCCTGTGATGTGATCATGGGTGTGCACGGTGCCGGGCTCACCAACTTTGTGTTCCTGCCGATGAACGCTGTGTTGGTACAGATAGTTCCTTGCTGCGAGCTGGAAGCCATGGCCACGCACACCTTTGGATTCCCATCCATGGCAGCGAGGCTTCACTACTTGGAGTACAACATTACCGTCGACGAGAGCACTCTGCTACAGTTGTATCCCAGAGACCACGCTGTGTTTACGGACCCACAGTCGATCCACAAGCTAGGGTGGATGGACATGGGGAAGATATACCTGCGCAAACAAGATGTGAAGCTTGACGTGAACAGGTTCAGGCCCGTCTTGCAGAAAGCCATGGATCTTCTCCGTCAATAG
- the LOC135584698 gene encoding alpha-1,3-arabinosyltransferase XAT3-like isoform X2, with product MAKGFRNLNRAKPQNYGIGLLAVVGLVALTYVTMSRTTGMRFSVGEFVKAEKRPMCDLSNRKSDICEADGDVRIIGKDTRLVYVAPPGSVDAQGGESWTIKPYARKWDPGSGARVREVTLKLVHGHGEDRRCSVNHTVPAMVFAVGGWTGNYFHDFVDVLVPLFETAHPFGGEVQFLIANMYPPWMDKYRPFFRKLSRYEIIEYDNDDTVRCFRHVTLGLRCTSAEDFQMEPSKSPHGYTMFDFAKFTRSVFSLERSHPLRVGEQTDKKPRLMIITRAQTRRFMNVEEIVRMAEEVGYEVVVAEGDPDISKFSRIVNSCDVLMGVHGSALTNMVFLPTNSVVIQVVPWGNLDWIAGHYFREPSKQMRLNYLEYSINEEETTLTALYPRDHSVFKDPMSLHPQNADWDTFSRIFLKEQNVKLDVRRFRPFLEHALHILKEQPRE from the exons ATGGCAAAGGGGTTCAGGAATCTGAACCGTGCAAAGCCTCAAAACTATGGGATTGGATTGCTTGCAGTGGTCGGTCTGGTGGCGCTGACCTACGTCACGATGTCGAGGACTACTGGAATGCGCTTCTCTGTCG GTGAATTTGTGAAGGCTGAGAAGAGGCCAATGTGTGATCTATCGAACAGGAAATCCGACATCTGTGAAGCGGACGGCGATGTCAGAATCATCGGCAAGGATACCCGGTTGGTGTATGTCGCCCCTCCTGGATCCGTGGATGCCCAAGGAGGCGAATCATGGACGATCAAGCCTTACGCTCGCAAATGGGATCCCGGATCCGGCGCCCGTGTTCGGGAGGTGACCTTGAAACTAGTCCATGGCCACGGAGAAGACAGGCGCTGCTCCGTCAACCACACCGTCCCCGCCATGGTTTTCGCAGTTGGTGGATGGACCGGCAACTACTTCCACGACTTCGTCGACGTCCTCGTCCCTCTGTTTGAGACCGCCCACCCTTTCGGCGGGGAGGTCCAGTTTCTCATCGCCAATATGTATCCGCCATGGATGGACAAGTACCGACCGTTCTTCCGGAAGCTGTCGCGGTATGAGATCATCGAGTACGACAACGACGACACTGTCCGTTGCTTCAGGCATGTGACTCTGGGTCTGAGGTGCACCAGCGCCGAGGACTTCCAGATGGAGCCCTCCAAGTCTCCGCACGGGTACACCATGTTCGACTTCGCAAAGTTCACCAGAAGCGTTTTCTCGCTCGAGAGATCCCACCCGTTGAGGGTGGGCGAGCAGACCGACAAGAAGCCGAGACTGATGATCATAACCAGGGCCCAAACAAGACGATTCATGAACGTGGAGGAGATCGTTCGGATGGCGGAAGAGGTGGGCTATGAGGTGGTGGTGGCCGAGGGAGATCCTGATATCTCCAAGTTCTCGAGGATCGTGAACTCGTGCGACGTGCTGATGGGCGTCCACGGATCGGCGCTGACAAATATGGTGTTCCTTCCCACCAACTCTGTGGTGATCCAAGTCGTGCCATGGGGTAATCTGGACTGGATCGCCGGCCATTACTTCAGGGAGCCTTCCAAGCAGATGAGGCTGAACTACCTGGAATACAGTATCAACGAGGAGGAAACCACTCTCACCGCGCTGTACCCAAGAGACCACTCTGTGTTCAAGGATCCCATGTCGCTGCACCCTCAGAACGCAGATTGGGACACCTTCTCCAGGATCTTCCTCAAAGAACAGAATGTGAAGCTCGACGTGAGAAGGTTCCGCCCTTTCCTGGAACATGCCCTTCACATCCTCAAGGAACAGCCGAGGGAATGA
- the LOC103992282 gene encoding alpha-1,3-arabinosyltransferase XAT2: MKLVKKFRPPVEPRSFGSGLIVGCFLVSMTFVMLSRNDISMDHLSILNCLPSSSSSSSSGDAAPMSSTVEEDTRIRLSGRTKQIDASFINRPDGKGKEGISSSCESNSSDCKTENDTQVLNGPSTGDFNESDGGAPKRKPMCDFSDYRLNICDMEGDIRISGKNLSSVMLVTHTGSRERNESWQIRPYPRKYDHSAMAKVRPLNLTSLRRHQEAPECSVNHTVPGILFSTGGHCGNCFHDFADVLVPLFQTAGPFHGQVQFIITNQQGWWMHKYRPYLTKLSSYDVIDYDNDERVHCFDHVVVGLRAERDLMIDPSRAPRGHSIMDFVKLTRSAYSLARERAWAAGGPPGTKPRLLFIARGGTRRFVNLDEVVGMAREVGYEVVAAEPDFFDVARFAHVVNSCDVMVGVHGAGLTNFLFLPTNAIVIQVVPLGNLDWIATNFYGDPAMGMKLRYLQYDISVEESTLTELYPRDHRVFQDPESIHKEGWLRLGDVYLKQQNVRLNVNRFRPVLEKALQLLHERN, from the exons ATGAAGCTGGTGAAGAAGTTCCGGCCACCGGTGGAGCCTCGGAGTTTCGGATCAGGACTCATCGTCGGATGCTTTCTTGTGTCCATGACATTCGTGATGTTGTCCAGAAACGACATAAGCATGGACCATTTGTCCATAT TGAATTGCCTgccgtcatcgtcatcatcatcatcatccggaGATGCAGCTCCTATGAGTTCTACGGTCGAAGAAGATACAAGGATTCGACTGTCAGGTAGGACAAAGCAAATTGACGCTTCGTTCATCAACCGACCAGATGGAAAGGGGAAAGAGGGAATCAGCTCATCGTGCGAATCAAATTCGAGTGATTGCAAGACGGAAAACGATACACAAGTGCTGAACGGACCATCTACCGGTGATTTTAATGAATCAG ATGGTGGGGCGCCTAAGAGGAAGCCAATGTGTGATTTCTCCGACTATAGATTGAACATTTGCGATATGGAAGGTGACATAAGAATCAGTGGGAAGAATCTCTCCTCTGTAATGCTTGTTACTCATACGGGCAGCAGAGAAAGAAACGAGTCATGGCAGATCAGACCCTATCCTCGCAAGTACGACCACTCGGCAATGGCTAAAGTCCGGCCACTGAACTTGACGTCACTGCGCCGCCATCAGGAAGCTCCCGAATGCAGCGTCAATCACACAGTCCCCGGCATCCTGTTCTCCACCGGCGGTCACTGCGGAAACTGCTTCCACGACTTCGCCGACGTGCTGGTTCCCCTCTTCCAAACCGCCGGCCCGTTCCACGGCCAGGTCCAATTCATCATCACCAACCAACAAGGGTGGTGGATGCACAAGTACCGGCCGTACCTGACGAAGCTCTCGTCGTATGATGTGATCGACTACGACAACGACGAGAGAGTGCACTGTTTCGACCACGTCGTTGTCGGGCTGAGGGCCGAGAGGGACCTGATGATCGACCCCTCGAGAGCCCCGCGAGGCCACTCCATCATGGACTTCGTGAAGCTAACGAGGAGCGCGTACTCGCTGGCGCGCGAGCGCGCGTGGGCGGCCGGCGGTCCTCCCGGCACGAAGCCGCGGCTCCTGTTCATAGCAAGAGGCGGGACGAGAAGATTCGTGAACCTGGACGAGGTCGTGGGCATGGCGCGGGAGGTGGGCTACGAGGTGGTGGCGGCGGAGCCGGACTTCTTCGACGTGGCCCGGTTCGCACACGTCGTCAACTCGTGCGACGTGATGGTGGGCGTGCATGGCGCAGGTCTCACCAACTTCCTCTTCCTCCCCACCAACGCGATCGTGATCCAGGTGGTGCCACTGGGTAATCTGGATTGGATAGCAACGAACTTCTACGGAGATCCTGCCATGGGGATGAAGCTGAGGTACTTGCAGTATGACATAAGCGTAGAGGAGAGCACCCTGACGGAACTCTACCCGAGAGACCACCGGGTGTTCCAGGACCCGGAGTCCATTCACAAGGAGGGCTGGCTTAGACTGGGAGACGTCTATCTTAAGCAGCAAAACGTGAGGCTTAATGTGAATCGCTTCAGGCCTGTGCTAGAGAAGGCCCTCCAGCTTCTTCATGAAAGGAATTAG
- the LOC135672932 gene encoding alpha-1,3-arabinosyltransferase XAT2-like isoform X1, protein MIGCVASIVCRQPKERFLSIHLEGKGEALRQLSSRTDYSWKEEMAKVFRSLNRVNTRNCSVGLLAAFILVSLMYVTMSRTNTMRVSMARSQLPPVSKVNASMTSGDSIRQEASAKAAEIGKSSPVVHVEIPVKGSPDESGGTKAEKKPMCDRSNSKSDICEADGDVRIIGKDTRMVFVAPPQSNDNGEGESWTIKPYARKWAADSGARVREVTLKSVHGYGEDTRCSVNHTVPALVFAIGGWTGNFFHDFADVLVPLFETAYPFGGEVQFLIANMNPPWMDKYRPFFQKLSRYEIIEYDNDDAVRCFKHVTLGLRCSSVEDFQMEPSKSPHGYTMFDFAKFARSVFSLESEHPSRVGEQSDKKPRLMIITRARTRRLVNAEEIVQMAAEVGYEVVITEADPDVSKFSRIVNSCDVLMGVHGSALTNMIFLPTDAVVIQVVPWGNMDWAAGHHFRDPSKQMKLKYLEYSINEEETTLSELYPRDHAVFKDPLSLHRQGWATYARIFLREQNVRLNVTRFRPFLERALGLLHQEQRE, encoded by the exons ATGATTGGTTGTGTGGCATCGATAGTTTGCAGACAACCTAAAGAACGCTTCCTCTCAATCCATCTTGAAGGAAAAGGCGAAGCGCTTCGTCAGCTTAGCAGTAGAACAGACTATAGTTGGAAGGAGGAGATGGCGAAGGTGTTTAGGAGCCTCAACCGTGTGAATACTCGAAACTGTAGCGTTGGATTGCTTGCAGCGTTCATTTTGGTCTCGCTAATGTATGTGACGATGTCGAGGACTAACACCATGCGCGTCTCTATGG CAAGGTCTCAGCTTCCACCGGTGTCGAAGGTTAATGCCTCCATGACATCCGGTGATTCCATTAGACAAGAAG CCAGTGCCAAGGCAGCAGAGATTGGGAAGAGTTCACCTGTCGTTCACGTCGAGATTCCAGTAAAAGGAAGCCCCGATGAATCAG GCGGAACGAAGGCCGAGAAGAAGCCAATGTGCGATCGTTCAAATAGTAAATCGGATATCTGTGAAGCAGACGGCGATGTCAGAATCATCGGCAAGGACACCAGGATGGTGTTCGTCGCTCCACCTCAATCAAACGATAACGGAGAAGGTGAATCATGGACGATCAAACCTTACGCCCGTAAATGGGCAGCAGATTCCGGTGCTCGTGTTCGGGAGGTGACCTTGAAATCGGTCCATGGTTACGGAGAAGACACGCGCTGCTCCGTCAACCACACCGTCCCTGCGCTGGTTTTTGCGATCGGTGGATGGACGGGGAACTTCTTCCATGACTTCGCCGACGTGCTCGTCCCTCTCTTCGAGACTGCCTACCCCTTCGGCGGGGAGGTCCAGTTTCTCATCGCCAATATGAATCCGCCATGGATGGACAAGTACCGACCGTTCTTCCAGAAGCTGTCGCGGTACGAGATCATCGAGTACGACAACGACGACGCAGTCCGTTGCTTCAAGCATGTGACTCTTGGGCTGAGATGCAGCAGCGTCGAGGACTTCCAGATGGAGCCCTCCAAATCTCCGCACGGGTACACCATGTTCGACTTCGCCAAGTTCGCAAGAAGCGTGTTCTCCCTCGAGAGCGAGCACCCGTCGAGGGTCGGCGAGCAGAGCGACAAGAAGCCGAGGCTAATGATCATAACCAGGGCCAGAACGAGAAGACTCGTGAACGCGGAGGAGATCGTTCAGATGGCAGCGGAGGTGGGCTACGAGGTTGTGATCACCGAGGCGGATCCGGACGTGTCCAAATTCTCGCGCATCGTGAACTCGTGCGACGTGCTGATGGGTGTTCATGGATCGGCGCTGACGAATATGATCTTCCTTCCTACCGATGCAGTGGTGATCCAAGTAGTGCCGTGGGGAAACATGGACTGGGCTGCAGGGCATCACTTCAGGGATCCTTCGAAGCAGATGAAGCTGAAGTACCTGGAATACAGCATCAATGAGGAGGAAACCACGCTCTCGGAGCTGTACCCAAGGGATCATGCAGTGTTCAAGGACCCCTTGTCACTGCACCGGCAAGGATGGGCTACGTACGCCAGGATCTTCCTGAGAGAACAGAATGTAAGGCTTAATGTGACAAGGTTTAGGCCTTTCCTGGAACGTGCCCTTGGGCTTCTTCACCAAGAGCAGAGAGAATGA
- the LOC135584698 gene encoding alpha-1,3-arabinosyltransferase XAT3-like isoform X1: MAKGFRNLNRAKPQNYGIGLLAVVGLVALTYVTMSRTTGMRFSVGGAGEFVKAEKRPMCDLSNRKSDICEADGDVRIIGKDTRLVYVAPPGSVDAQGGESWTIKPYARKWDPGSGARVREVTLKLVHGHGEDRRCSVNHTVPAMVFAVGGWTGNYFHDFVDVLVPLFETAHPFGGEVQFLIANMYPPWMDKYRPFFRKLSRYEIIEYDNDDTVRCFRHVTLGLRCTSAEDFQMEPSKSPHGYTMFDFAKFTRSVFSLERSHPLRVGEQTDKKPRLMIITRAQTRRFMNVEEIVRMAEEVGYEVVVAEGDPDISKFSRIVNSCDVLMGVHGSALTNMVFLPTNSVVIQVVPWGNLDWIAGHYFREPSKQMRLNYLEYSINEEETTLTALYPRDHSVFKDPMSLHPQNADWDTFSRIFLKEQNVKLDVRRFRPFLEHALHILKEQPRE, translated from the exons ATGGCAAAGGGGTTCAGGAATCTGAACCGTGCAAAGCCTCAAAACTATGGGATTGGATTGCTTGCAGTGGTCGGTCTGGTGGCGCTGACCTACGTCACGATGTCGAGGACTACTGGAATGCGCTTCTCTGTCG GTGGAGCAGGTGAATTTGTGAAGGCTGAGAAGAGGCCAATGTGTGATCTATCGAACAGGAAATCCGACATCTGTGAAGCGGACGGCGATGTCAGAATCATCGGCAAGGATACCCGGTTGGTGTATGTCGCCCCTCCTGGATCCGTGGATGCCCAAGGAGGCGAATCATGGACGATCAAGCCTTACGCTCGCAAATGGGATCCCGGATCCGGCGCCCGTGTTCGGGAGGTGACCTTGAAACTAGTCCATGGCCACGGAGAAGACAGGCGCTGCTCCGTCAACCACACCGTCCCCGCCATGGTTTTCGCAGTTGGTGGATGGACCGGCAACTACTTCCACGACTTCGTCGACGTCCTCGTCCCTCTGTTTGAGACCGCCCACCCTTTCGGCGGGGAGGTCCAGTTTCTCATCGCCAATATGTATCCGCCATGGATGGACAAGTACCGACCGTTCTTCCGGAAGCTGTCGCGGTATGAGATCATCGAGTACGACAACGACGACACTGTCCGTTGCTTCAGGCATGTGACTCTGGGTCTGAGGTGCACCAGCGCCGAGGACTTCCAGATGGAGCCCTCCAAGTCTCCGCACGGGTACACCATGTTCGACTTCGCAAAGTTCACCAGAAGCGTTTTCTCGCTCGAGAGATCCCACCCGTTGAGGGTGGGCGAGCAGACCGACAAGAAGCCGAGACTGATGATCATAACCAGGGCCCAAACAAGACGATTCATGAACGTGGAGGAGATCGTTCGGATGGCGGAAGAGGTGGGCTATGAGGTGGTGGTGGCCGAGGGAGATCCTGATATCTCCAAGTTCTCGAGGATCGTGAACTCGTGCGACGTGCTGATGGGCGTCCACGGATCGGCGCTGACAAATATGGTGTTCCTTCCCACCAACTCTGTGGTGATCCAAGTCGTGCCATGGGGTAATCTGGACTGGATCGCCGGCCATTACTTCAGGGAGCCTTCCAAGCAGATGAGGCTGAACTACCTGGAATACAGTATCAACGAGGAGGAAACCACTCTCACCGCGCTGTACCCAAGAGACCACTCTGTGTTCAAGGATCCCATGTCGCTGCACCCTCAGAACGCAGATTGGGACACCTTCTCCAGGATCTTCCTCAAAGAACAGAATGTGAAGCTCGACGTGAGAAGGTTCCGCCCTTTCCTGGAACATGCCCTTCACATCCTCAAGGAACAGCCGAGGGAATGA
- the LOC135584698 gene encoding alpha-1,3-arabinosyltransferase XAT3-like isoform X3, with protein sequence MKPGCLDPHLILNGTPRTEDETSKKTSSMAFVSSQSGAGEFVKAEKRPMCDLSNRKSDICEADGDVRIIGKDTRLVYVAPPGSVDAQGGESWTIKPYARKWDPGSGARVREVTLKLVHGHGEDRRCSVNHTVPAMVFAVGGWTGNYFHDFVDVLVPLFETAHPFGGEVQFLIANMYPPWMDKYRPFFRKLSRYEIIEYDNDDTVRCFRHVTLGLRCTSAEDFQMEPSKSPHGYTMFDFAKFTRSVFSLERSHPLRVGEQTDKKPRLMIITRAQTRRFMNVEEIVRMAEEVGYEVVVAEGDPDISKFSRIVNSCDVLMGVHGSALTNMVFLPTNSVVIQVVPWGNLDWIAGHYFREPSKQMRLNYLEYSINEEETTLTALYPRDHSVFKDPMSLHPQNADWDTFSRIFLKEQNVKLDVRRFRPFLEHALHILKEQPRE encoded by the exons ATGAAGCCTGGTTGTTTAGATCCCCATCTAATCTTGAATGGGACTCCTCGTACAGAAGATGAAACCTCAAAGAAAACGAGCTCGATGGCTTTTGTTAGTTCCCAAA GTGGAGCAGGTGAATTTGTGAAGGCTGAGAAGAGGCCAATGTGTGATCTATCGAACAGGAAATCCGACATCTGTGAAGCGGACGGCGATGTCAGAATCATCGGCAAGGATACCCGGTTGGTGTATGTCGCCCCTCCTGGATCCGTGGATGCCCAAGGAGGCGAATCATGGACGATCAAGCCTTACGCTCGCAAATGGGATCCCGGATCCGGCGCCCGTGTTCGGGAGGTGACCTTGAAACTAGTCCATGGCCACGGAGAAGACAGGCGCTGCTCCGTCAACCACACCGTCCCCGCCATGGTTTTCGCAGTTGGTGGATGGACCGGCAACTACTTCCACGACTTCGTCGACGTCCTCGTCCCTCTGTTTGAGACCGCCCACCCTTTCGGCGGGGAGGTCCAGTTTCTCATCGCCAATATGTATCCGCCATGGATGGACAAGTACCGACCGTTCTTCCGGAAGCTGTCGCGGTATGAGATCATCGAGTACGACAACGACGACACTGTCCGTTGCTTCAGGCATGTGACTCTGGGTCTGAGGTGCACCAGCGCCGAGGACTTCCAGATGGAGCCCTCCAAGTCTCCGCACGGGTACACCATGTTCGACTTCGCAAAGTTCACCAGAAGCGTTTTCTCGCTCGAGAGATCCCACCCGTTGAGGGTGGGCGAGCAGACCGACAAGAAGCCGAGACTGATGATCATAACCAGGGCCCAAACAAGACGATTCATGAACGTGGAGGAGATCGTTCGGATGGCGGAAGAGGTGGGCTATGAGGTGGTGGTGGCCGAGGGAGATCCTGATATCTCCAAGTTCTCGAGGATCGTGAACTCGTGCGACGTGCTGATGGGCGTCCACGGATCGGCGCTGACAAATATGGTGTTCCTTCCCACCAACTCTGTGGTGATCCAAGTCGTGCCATGGGGTAATCTGGACTGGATCGCCGGCCATTACTTCAGGGAGCCTTCCAAGCAGATGAGGCTGAACTACCTGGAATACAGTATCAACGAGGAGGAAACCACTCTCACCGCGCTGTACCCAAGAGACCACTCTGTGTTCAAGGATCCCATGTCGCTGCACCCTCAGAACGCAGATTGGGACACCTTCTCCAGGATCTTCCTCAAAGAACAGAATGTGAAGCTCGACGTGAGAAGGTTCCGCCCTTTCCTGGAACATGCCCTTCACATCCTCAAGGAACAGCCGAGGGAATGA